The Paludibacter jiangxiensis DNA segment TGATGCTGGTGGTCGGACTTGTTATTATGTATCCCTGTGTGGCTATCATCCATTTTTTCACCAAAGATCCGCTGGGCATCGACGATATTGTCATTGCCGGCATCTCGTTTTCGTTGTTGCTGGTCATTGCTTATGCCATCCTCCGGGGCAATCAACTGTTGCAGGCCTATGTCGATCAGAAGACCAAAACGCAACAGATATCCAACATCCAGATGGAGACGGAACTGAAGTTTCTGAAGGCACAGTTTCATCCGCACTTTCTCTTCAATGCGCTTAATACCATCTATTTTCAGATCGACGAGGCGAATGAAGCGCCCCGAAAGTCCATCGAGCAACTGTCAGCGTTGTTGCGTTATCAGCTTTACGATGTTAACCAGTGCGTAAATTTGGAGCAGGAGCTTCATTTTATCCTTACGTATGTCGATTTCCAGAAAGGACGCATGAATGAGTCGTTGCAGCTCTATATCAATTTCGATCCTTCGCTCGACGGTCACAAGATACACCCGTTATTGCTCTTTCCTCTTGTGGAGAATGCCTGTAAGTATATCGGAGGAAATTATAGGATGAAATTGGAGGCGCTTCGGGAGAATAATGCGTTATGTTTCAGGGTGGAAAATTCCATTCCGCCCGATATAAAACCGGTTTCGCGTTCCGGGGGAGTCGGACTTGAGAATCTTCGCCGGAGGCTCGACCTGCTTTATGCCGGTAAGTATCAGCTGGAGCTGAACCGGACGGAACATTCATTTATAGCTAATTTGACAATAGAATGGTAAAACTGCGATGTGTCATTACCGATGACGAACCGATGGCCCGTAAAGGGTTGCAGGGGTATGTGGAGAAGCTCGACTTTCTGGAGCTGGTTGCGGTGTGCGAAGATGCCGTTCAGTTGAGTAACGTGTTGAAGCAGCAGCCTGTCGATCTGCTGTTTCTCGATATCGAGATGCCCTACATTTCGGGGGTGGAACTGCTCTCAGGATTAACCGATCCGCCGAAGGTGATTATTGTGAGTGCCTACGAACAGTATGCTCTCAAAGGATATGAACTGGACGTGACGGACTATCTGCTCAAGCCGGTGTCGTTCGAACGGTTTCTGAAAGCGGTTAACAAGGTGTACGATCAGGTGACGAAATCGGCGGCTGCTTGTACCGAACCGCAATTTATCTTTGTGAAAACCACTCAAAAGATGGAGAAGGTATTTTTCTGCGATATTCTCTTTGTCGAAGGCATGGAAAACTATGTCTCCATTCAAACTCCATCAGGAAAGGTGGTTACCCATACCTCTTTAAGTGATTTTCTGAAAAAACTATCTCCGTACAAATTTATTCAAATACATAAATCCTATATTATCAATCAGGATCACGTCTCTTCCGTCGAAGGCAACTTGTTGAACATAGGAAAATATAAACTTCCGATCTCCAGAAATTATAAAGCCAAAGTACTGGATGTTTTATTCAAAACTTAAGCAGAAATCTTCCTTTCTCAATTTTTGTGATGAACAGGCATAAAGTCTCGTTCCTGCCGCATTTTATTCTGTTGTGTAACATAGTACACGCAATTAGCAATGTGTTTTCATGTGTATGGCTATTTCAATTGAAATTTGTAGATTTGACATGATTCAAAACAACCTTTATGTTAATACGAAGGGGAATGTTGGTTTTTGACAATAAGAAATGTTGGAGAGAACTCTGGTAGCAAGATTATTTCTGTTGATAACAAATGGAAATAAAAACGCAACCGGATTCGCCTTAAATATTCGAAGAAGACAGGAAGCCAATGGGTGATTGGAGCATGACTTTTAGGCTTGATTCTACGATATCTGACGTTTTGATGATTCGGAAAGATTCCGAAACCGCTTTTTGCTTGAAATGTTTGTAATTCAATTGAAGATAAAGACCTAATTTTCTTATAAAACTAATACTCAATGAAACGCATTTTTCTTTACTGTTTAATTTTGGCTATGCCGAAGTTTCTTTCGGCTCAAAGTGTTTCGGCATCTGCCGGAAACAATCCTGCTCCGGTAACGTTTACAGCCGAACAGGATCATGCCAATATGATGAAACAACTGGGCATAAAGAGCCTGCGACCCGGTCCGAGTGGAGACGAAAAAGCTCCAAACCATGCAAATTACGACGAGTCGAAGGCAAATCCCTGTCCGCAACTTCCAGATGTGCTTACCCTGAAAAATGGCAAGAAGGTGACTTCGCCCGACATGTGGTGGAAGCTTCGTCGTCCCGAAATTGTCGAAGATTTTGAACGTGAAGTCTATGGCCGCTTGCCTAAAAATATCCCGTCCGTTAAGTGGGAGGTGAAGATTACCGATCGTGAGTTTGTCGGACGTATTCCTGTAATTGCAAAACAACTGATCGGACATGTGGACAATAGTCAATGTCCGTCGATTAATGTCGATATTAATATGATGCTGGTGGTACCCGCCAACGTGAAAGGTCCGGTGCCTGTGTTGATGATGTTCGGTCGTCCTTCTTTCCCTTCGCCGGCACAACCTTCGAATGAAGATCTGGACAAAATAAATACAGCTTTCAAAGAGATGATGATAAAGTCAAATTCCGAAATGAAAGCGATATTTGATAAATATCCGGCTTATCAACCGATTACCAAACTGGCTGGTGCTAATTTCTTTGCCCCGGCTCCTGATGGTAAATCGGCACCTACAGAACAACTTTTAGCCGCAGGGTGGGGATACGTTACGATTGACCCTGCCAGTATTCAGGCAGATAATGGAGCAGGATTAACCAGAGGTATTATTGGTCTGGTTAATAAAGGCCAGTCCCGTAGCCCGGAAGACTGGGGAGCTTTGCGTGCATGGTCATGGGGTGCTGCCCGTGGTCTCGATTATCTGGAAACCGATCCGTTGGTGGATGCTAAAAAAGTAGGTATAGAAGGCGTTTCACGTTATGGGAAAGCCGCTTTGGTGACATTAGCTTTCGAACCTCGTTTTGCAGTCGGACTCATCGGTTCGTCAGGTAAAGGAGGTGCGGCATTACATCGCCGTATTTTTGGAGAAGCTGTTGAAAGTCTCGGTAATAGCGGCGAATATCACTGGATGGCGGGTAACTACATCAAATATTCGGCTTCCGAAGCCAGTTTTGGCAGCAAAACCGGTTGTGATCTGCCGGTCGACTCTCATGAGTTGATAGCTCTTTGTGCTCCGCGCTTAACCTTTATCAGTTATGGTATTCCGGAACAGGGTGATGCCCGTTGGCTCGATCAGCAGGGCAGTTATATGTCAACCATTGCTGCCGGAACTGTTTTCAAATTATTGGGAGCACGCGATCTGGGAGTCTCAAATGATTACATGAAAGAACAAATGCCGTTGGTATTGCATGGTTTAATGGATGGCGAACTGGCATGGCGTCAACACGATGGCGGTCATACCGATGCTCCCAATTTTCAGGCGTTTATCCCTTGGGCCAGTAAGATGCTGAAATACACAAAATAACCGATACGATAAATTTGTGACAGTATAATTTCAGTAGGAGGGTAAGAGATAAGATAGATGGTTGTTCGGCTGCTGAGGTAAAATTCATTACTTTTGCATCAAATTTCTGACCAATGCAAAAAATTATCTCTTACCCTCTTTCCGTACTTGCTTACGTGTTGTTCTTCCTTGTTTTGTGTATCTTTCATCCCGTTCAGTACGTGTGTTTCAATTTGTTTGGATATAAAGCACACAAGAAGAGTGTTGATATACTCAATTATTTTTTGTTGCGTATTTTATGGGCAACATTTTCTACTGCTAAAATAGAAATGAAGGCGGAGTTGCCGGAAGGAAAGCCTCTCATATTTGTGGCTAACCATCAGGGTTTGTACGATATTATCGGCATGGGTTGGTTCTTGCGCAAGTATCACCCGAAATATGTAAGTAAAGTGGAGTTGGGTAAAGGAATTCCCAGTGTCTCCTATAACCTGAATCATGGCGGATCGGTGCTGATTGACCGTAAAGATCCGAAACAGGCCTTGCCGGCATTGAAGAAGATGGCCGAATATCTTGAAGCAAACAACCGCTCTACAGTTATCTTTCCAGAGGGAACGCGTTCGAAAAACGGAAAACCGCGTAGTTTTGCATCCAACGGTTTAAAGATATTGTGCAAGTATGCACCTAATGCTCTGGTGGTTCCCGTTTCTATCAATGATTCGTGGAAAGTATTTCGTTACGGGAATTTTCCGTTGGGCGTTGGCAATCACCTCACATTTACCGTTCATGCTCCCATTGAGATAAAAGGGACTGATTTCAATACTCTTTTTGAACAGACCGAAAACGCAGTTGTCGGCGATATCCGATATTAAGCTTTCGGGAACGATTGTCCGGGCCGGCACCTGTTGCTGATTCTGATTCGTTTCATCTAACCATTAAAAACACTTTTCTACTGATGAAGAAATACTTTCTATGCTTTGGATTTCTTCTTGCGGTAATGGTCTTGCAGGCTCAGCCTGTTGCCTGTTTTACTGTTGATTTAACTAAAGGTAAAAAAGGTAGCCTTTCGGTTACCTGCGATGTGCCAGCCTATCAAAAAGAAGAGTTGGTCTATCAGATTCCGAGAGCCGTGCAGGGTTCTTATTCGATAAAGAATTTTGGTGATTATATTGATAATTTCCGGGCTTATGATCACAAAGGGAAACGGTTGAAAGTCATTTATTGCAGGCAGGAAAGTAATTTTATGATTTCTGATGCAAGGTCATTATCCCGCATTACATACGAAGTTCATGATACATGGACTGACACGAAAAAGCAAAACTATGTGTTTCAACCCGGGGGTACTTATTTTGAGCCCGGTACGCTTTTTTGCCTGAATACGTTTGCTCTTTTTGGCTACTTTGAGGGTTTCAAAGATTGCCCGTCAGAAGTACATGTTAAAAAGGATCCGGTATTATATTGTTCTACGTCAGCCAATATTTCAGCGTTGAGTTCTGCCGACGATGTGGTGAAAGCCCGGAATTACGATGATTTGCAGGATAATCCGTTGGTTTATATGAAGCCTGATACTCTTTCCATCAAAGTCAGGAATTGTCGTTTTCATATTGCCGTGTTTTCCCGCAACGGTAAAATAACATCCGGTGATATCCTTGCATCCATTAGTCCGGTTATAACTAACGCTTTTGCCTCGTTCTTTTCTGTTTTTCCTACCGATAATTATACATTCACATTTCTTTTTCCCGGGTGGCAGGATGAGGCCTTGATGGCAAATGGTACCATGGGAGCAATGGAACACAGGAAAAGCTCGGTTTATTTTTATCCGGAAACGGGCAATAAGGATATTCTGAACTCATTTCTTACTCACGTTGTGGCTCATGAATTTTTGCATGTACTCACTCCCTTATCTCTCAAATCGGAGCAGATATACAATTTCAATTATCGAAATCCGGAAGCCTCGGAGCATTTATGGTTATACGAAGGTGGCGTGGAGTATTTATCAAACATCATCCTGTACAAAGATTCGCTTATCTCTGATGAGGATTTTTGGGAAACGTTTCGACAGAAAACCCTTTACAGTGACAGATACAAGGATATTTCTATGACCGAATTCGGGAAGAAAATCTTTGACAACAGCGATATGCATTATTATGCGAATGTCTACAACCGGGGGGCTCTTGTCTCTTTTATGCTTGATGTGAAGATTAATGAGCTTACTGGCGGAAAGATGAACCTTAAAAAGGTGTTGTTCCAACTCAATGAGAAATACAAAGGACATTATTTTAAAGACGAAGCTTTGTTTGACGAGATTGTCAATCTAACCCATCCGGATATCCGGACGTTAATAAACGATTATATTGTAGGAACGAAAGAGTTGCCTGTAAAAGAATATCTGCATAAAATAGGATATCGGTTTACTTCCGAAAAGCCGGATAGCATTTATACCTTCGGGCGAGTGAGTGTGGAATATGATGCTAAGGATAAACGTTGTGTGGTGCGTGATGCCTCTCCCGGCTATAACGCGTTTGGAATAGACAAGGGAGACGTGATTGTTGCCGTCAATGATACTTTACTGAACGAGGGTAATTATTATCATAATGTGAATTTGATCGGGAGTCCGGAAACCAATGCGGAAATTACGGTACGGTTTTCCCGTAAAGGAAGAATGATGGAGATGAAGAACCCTCCGATAAAAGTAAAAGTGACACAGCTCAATTTTATTGAACCGGAGCGGGATATTTCCGATGAACAGCGATCGTTAAGGCAGTTGGTGTTGGGGAGATAACCGAAAATACAGTGAAGTTACGCATAATTTAGGACGGCATTCTGTCCATCCTTTCGTATGTATATAGACTAAGCAAGCCAGACTTAATTTTTGAGTCTGGCTTGTTGCATTTCTGTGCGGACAATTATTCGATGTTCTTTGAGGCTATTGTTTTATTTGAGTTTTTAGAGCAGAAGTATAATTAAAAAAGTGCGTACTGTGAAATTAATATTTAGTGCAATATGTGATAATAAATATTTATGTTATATTTGTCAATGTGCTTTTTGCTTAAAAATAGTACAATTCAACAAAAGGGAGTTTCCTGAAAATCCTTGTGAAATAACAGAGTAGGGGGCGGATGTCGAAAAGCTGAGAGAGTAGACAAACTTTATTTCAATAAATGATGAGAAAATTAGTTTTATTGGCAATTTTTGCCGTAGGTGTTTTTTTTACAAGTAATGCTCAGTTTAAGATTGGCGCAAATCTGAATGTCGGCATCCCAACCGGAGATCTGAACGACGCAGTGGGAATTGGGGTTGGTGGAACAGTAACAGGATTGTATGAATTTTCTAATTCTTTTGCAGCCGGCGTACAAATCGGATATATAAGTTTTGCAGAAAAAGATAACAGTGGTATTACATTCTCCGTAATTCCTATTACAGCAGTAGGTAAATATTATTTTTCAGAATCGAATTTCAAACCGTACATCAGTGCAGACCTTGGATTGTATTCCATGAAAGCAAAAGCAAGCATGTTAATGTCAGCATATGATATTTCAGTTTCTGCTACAAAAACAAACTTCGGTGTTGCCCCGGCTTTGGGATTTGAATATTTACTGTCAGAGAAATTGTTATTGGATGCAAATGCCAAGTATACAAATATTTTCACAGAAGATTCACCCACGTCCTATTTGGGAATTAATGTTGGTTTCGTGTACAAATTCTAAGCGATTCTATCGTAATTAAAATAAAATGAGGCTTTCCATATCATGGAAAGCCTCATTTTTTATTCAGCAAAAGGTTGCCTTATTCGTTATAAGTTGGTAGTGGCGAGAATTTGCCGGAGTAGCGTAACATCTGTTCGGTGTAGCCTTCCGTGTAGGAAATTTTCACATCTTTGATATTGCCTTTGGCATCTTTCACAGCCATCAACACCGGATTGACGAAGCCTTTGTAGGGTTTCAGTTCCAGTTTTTTGTAGCGGGCCAATACTTCGTCGTGCAGCTTCTGATCAACCTGTACGCCGTAGTCTTCCACCAATTTCTTGGCTCCTTCAAAATCACCTTCCGATTTCACACGTTGGATTTCGGCCAGTAACACGCCCAATAGTTTGTGCATCTTTTCGTAGTCGTTCACCACCACGAAGGTTTTTCCGTCACGTTGTTTGAATTCCACCACATTTTCGGCTTTGCCATGTTCATATACCCAGCGGGCAATCAGCTGACGGTTACGCATGTGAGCCTCTTCGATGTTTTTGCCCGGTTCGATGCGTGTGAGCTGTGTCATCAGACCGTTCATCATGTATTTGTAATACTCGGCTTTGTAAGCTTCTTTGTCGGGGAGGATGCCCAGTTCAACTAATTTAGGATCGCCCACATAATAGAGCCCGAACAGGTCGGCACGCGCCTCTTCAATGGTTTTACCGTACGCTTTTAGTGCATCGGGATCAACGCCAGGCAACAGTTTTCCCGAACCATGGCCGAGGCATTCGTGCAGGTCGGTGTGGAGCACATCAGTGAGAAAACCATACTTGCGGATCGACTTCAGCTCTTTATCGCTCCAAACAAACTCTTCGTTGAACCCGCTCTTTTGAGCAGCTTTGTCGTAAGCTTCCATTATATTTTCGATGGTTACCGATTTGGAGCCGTAATCTTTGCGAATCCAGTTGGAATTAGGCAGGTTGATACCGATAGGAGTTGAAGGGTAGCAATCGCCGGCCAGTTGAGCCACGGTGATTACCTTGGCAGTTACGCCTTTTACCGTCTCTTTCTTGAAGCGTTTGTCTACCGGAGAGTTATCTTCAAACCACTGTGCATTGGCGCTGATGGTTTCGGTACGTTTGGTGGCTTCCAGATTCTTGAAGTTTACATTCGATTCCCAACTTCCTTTCAGTCCCAACGGATCGCCGTAGCTTTCGGTAAAGCCGTTCACGAAGT contains these protein-coding regions:
- a CDS encoding sensor histidine kinase, giving the protein MNKQKIWFWIAPSIFGILVLAVIRLVSDVPSEAKFWNRPIALNLIEVASSIVIAYLFQFGMVLYVRKRSPRTGELTPKKLLLEYLVMLVVGLVIMYPCVAIIHFFTKDPLGIDDIVIAGISFSLLLVIAYAILRGNQLLQAYVDQKTKTQQISNIQMETELKFLKAQFHPHFLFNALNTIYFQIDEANEAPRKSIEQLSALLRYQLYDVNQCVNLEQELHFILTYVDFQKGRMNESLQLYINFDPSLDGHKIHPLLLFPLVENACKYIGGNYRMKLEALRENNALCFRVENSIPPDIKPVSRSGGVGLENLRRRLDLLYAGKYQLELNRTEHSFIANLTIEW
- a CDS encoding LytR/AlgR family response regulator transcription factor gives rise to the protein MVKLRCVITDDEPMARKGLQGYVEKLDFLELVAVCEDAVQLSNVLKQQPVDLLFLDIEMPYISGVELLSGLTDPPKVIIVSAYEQYALKGYELDVTDYLLKPVSFERFLKAVNKVYDQVTKSAAACTEPQFIFVKTTQKMEKVFFCDILFVEGMENYVSIQTPSGKVVTHTSLSDFLKKLSPYKFIQIHKSYIINQDHVSSVEGNLLNIGKYKLPISRNYKAKVLDVLFKT
- a CDS encoding alpha/beta hydrolase family protein; translated protein: MKRIFLYCLILAMPKFLSAQSVSASAGNNPAPVTFTAEQDHANMMKQLGIKSLRPGPSGDEKAPNHANYDESKANPCPQLPDVLTLKNGKKVTSPDMWWKLRRPEIVEDFEREVYGRLPKNIPSVKWEVKITDREFVGRIPVIAKQLIGHVDNSQCPSINVDINMMLVVPANVKGPVPVLMMFGRPSFPSPAQPSNEDLDKINTAFKEMMIKSNSEMKAIFDKYPAYQPITKLAGANFFAPAPDGKSAPTEQLLAAGWGYVTIDPASIQADNGAGLTRGIIGLVNKGQSRSPEDWGALRAWSWGAARGLDYLETDPLVDAKKVGIEGVSRYGKAALVTLAFEPRFAVGLIGSSGKGGAALHRRIFGEAVESLGNSGEYHWMAGNYIKYSASEASFGSKTGCDLPVDSHELIALCAPRLTFISYGIPEQGDARWLDQQGSYMSTIAAGTVFKLLGARDLGVSNDYMKEQMPLVLHGLMDGELAWRQHDGGHTDAPNFQAFIPWASKMLKYTK
- a CDS encoding lysophospholipid acyltransferase family protein; the encoded protein is MQKIISYPLSVLAYVLFFLVLCIFHPVQYVCFNLFGYKAHKKSVDILNYFLLRILWATFSTAKIEMKAELPEGKPLIFVANHQGLYDIIGMGWFLRKYHPKYVSKVELGKGIPSVSYNLNHGGSVLIDRKDPKQALPALKKMAEYLEANNRSTVIFPEGTRSKNGKPRSFASNGLKILCKYAPNALVVPVSINDSWKVFRYGNFPLGVGNHLTFTVHAPIEIKGTDFNTLFEQTENAVVGDIRY
- a CDS encoding M61 family metallopeptidase; the encoded protein is MKKYFLCFGFLLAVMVLQAQPVACFTVDLTKGKKGSLSVTCDVPAYQKEELVYQIPRAVQGSYSIKNFGDYIDNFRAYDHKGKRLKVIYCRQESNFMISDARSLSRITYEVHDTWTDTKKQNYVFQPGGTYFEPGTLFCLNTFALFGYFEGFKDCPSEVHVKKDPVLYCSTSANISALSSADDVVKARNYDDLQDNPLVYMKPDTLSIKVRNCRFHIAVFSRNGKITSGDILASISPVITNAFASFFSVFPTDNYTFTFLFPGWQDEALMANGTMGAMEHRKSSVYFYPETGNKDILNSFLTHVVAHEFLHVLTPLSLKSEQIYNFNYRNPEASEHLWLYEGGVEYLSNIILYKDSLISDEDFWETFRQKTLYSDRYKDISMTEFGKKIFDNSDMHYYANVYNRGALVSFMLDVKINELTGGKMNLKKVLFQLNEKYKGHYFKDEALFDEIVNLTHPDIRTLINDYIVGTKELPVKEYLHKIGYRFTSEKPDSIYTFGRVSVEYDAKDKRCVVRDASPGYNAFGIDKGDVIVAVNDTLLNEGNYYHNVNLIGSPETNAEITVRFSRKGRMMEMKNPPIKVKVTQLNFIEPERDISDEQRSLRQLVLGR
- a CDS encoding OmpW family outer membrane protein — translated: MMRKLVLLAIFAVGVFFTSNAQFKIGANLNVGIPTGDLNDAVGIGVGGTVTGLYEFSNSFAAGVQIGYISFAEKDNSGITFSVIPITAVGKYYFSESNFKPYISADLGLYSMKAKASMLMSAYDISVSATKTNFGVAPALGFEYLLSEKLLLDANAKYTNIFTEDSPTSYLGINVGFVYKF
- a CDS encoding dipeptidyl-peptidase 3 family protein → MKKTILITMTALSITAGAGSAEAAGQSAPPKEFNYIVDQFADLQILRYQVPGFEQLSIKQKELVYFLSQAANEGRDILFDQNGRYNLAIRRTLEAIYLNYKGDKTSNDYKQFVVYLKRVWFANGIHHHYGEDKFAPGFSKEFFAKQVKALPQSKVPVRNGQSVDAFLAEVTPVIFDPTVMPKKVNQAHGEDLIKTSANNYYEGDISQKEVEDFYAKMKDPNDPKPIAYGHNSRLAKVNGKIVEKVWKVGGLYSQAISRIIYWLEKAGTVAETPQQKAVIEKLIEFYQKGDLKLFDAYAILWVHDTQSQIDFVNGFTESYGDPLGLKGSWESNVNFKNLEATKRTETISANAQWFEDNSPVDKRFKKETVKGVTAKVITVAQLAGDCYPSTPIGINLPNSNWIRKDYGSKSVTIENIMEAYDKAAQKSGFNEEFVWSDKELKSIRKYGFLTDVLHTDLHECLGHGSGKLLPGVDPDALKAYGKTIEEARADLFGLYYVGDPKLVELGILPDKEAYKAEYYKYMMNGLMTQLTRIEPGKNIEEAHMRNRQLIARWVYEHGKAENVVEFKQRDGKTFVVVNDYEKMHKLLGVLLAEIQRVKSEGDFEGAKKLVEDYGVQVDQKLHDEVLARYKKLELKPYKGFVNPVLMAVKDAKGNIKDVKISYTEGYTEQMLRYSGKFSPLPTYNE